In the genome of Vanacampus margaritifer isolate UIUO_Vmar chromosome 1, RoL_Vmar_1.0, whole genome shotgun sequence, one region contains:
- the kif1b gene encoding kinesin-like protein KIF1B isoform X5 yields MSGASVKVAVRVRPFNSRETSKDSKCIIQMQGNTTTILNPKAPKEPAKTFSFDYSYWSHTTPEDPCFAAQNQVYNDIGKEMLQHAFEGYNVCIFAYGQTGAGKSYTMMGKQEDGQEGIIPMLCEDLFEKINEDNNKEELSYSVEVSYMEIYCERVRDLLNPKNKGNLRVREHPLLGPYVEDLSKLAVTSYTDIADLMDAGNKARTVAATNMNETSSRSHAVFTIVFTQRKHDSETDLSTEKVSKISLVDLAGSERADSTGAKGTRLKEGANINKSLTTLGKVISALAEVDNSTSKSKKKKKSDFIPYRDSVLTWLLRENLGGNSRTAMVAALSPADINYDETLSTLRYADRAKNIKCNAVINEDPNNKLVRDLKDEVARLKELLRAQGLGDILDNLKDIHNNKNRYLIASENQRPGHFSTAPIGSLTVSPSSGSLCSQGALQSATSIQERIMSTPGGEEAIERLKESEKIIAELNETWEEKLRKTEAIRMEREALLAEMGVAIREDGGTLGVFSPKKLSHESPFEEQFDCLSAKKHFNEKPCDLYTDFNGVFSPKKTPHLVNLNEDPLMSECLLYYIKDGITRVGQADAERRQDIVLSGAHIKEEHCIFRSEKNAHGEVIVMLVPCEGSETYVNGKRVEDSIQLRSGNRIIMGKNHVFRFNHPEQARAEREKTPTAETPVEPVDWTFAQRELLEKQGIDMKQEMEKRLTEMEILYKKEKEEADQLLEQQRLVYESKLQELQKQVETRSLVAETPDEEELEEEEEEEVPWTQHEFNLAQWAFRKWRFHQFTSLRDQLWGNAVYLKEANAISVELKKKVQFQFVLLTDTLYSPLPPELSSPEPEKERNSRAFPRTVVAVEVQDLKNGATHYWSLEKLKQRLDQMREMYDRAGEMASTNQEDCGEGTLTGNDPFYDRFHWFKLVGSSPIFHGCVNEHLAERTPSPTFSTTDSEITELADERQSEMSDLMDDEAFVDDTSSDAGTEESSDIFSDGQDPFYDRSPWFILVGRAFVYLSNLLYPVPLVHRVAIVTEKGDVRGFLRVGVQAIAADEEAPDYGSGVRQSGTAKISFDDDYFKKNDFTSTVMTHSGLSLEELRIVEGQGQSSEVITPSEELNRINDMDLKLGNIPETKLACGDGLPGQLEIGSTFTFRVTVLQTTGVPPEYADIFCQFNFLHRHDEAFSTEPLKNSGKGTPLGFYHVQNISVEVTESFIEYIKTKPIVFEVFGHYQQHPLHLHGQDLISPPTQSRKYYPIPMPLSKPDHTRKIELLRYLMSGYVNGKVLDTLSEHANALASTAVASLEDEADQLSHFPFLSVLDDPVFIVPRHHVPATKLNTITKSNLGQCVSKYDLLVWFEISELEPTGEYIPAIVDHSGALPCHGTYLLHQGIQRRITVTLIHEKGSELHWKDVRELVVGRIRNKAEVDDGAADAVLSLNIISAKNIKSSHNSNRLSIDKDIDRTFYRFEAVWDSSLHNSLLLNRVTPYGEKIYMTLSAYLELDHCIQPAIITKDVCMVFYSRDAKISPPRSLRNLFGSGYSKTPDCNRVTGIYELSLCKMSDSGSPGMQRRRRKVLDTSVAYVRGEENLAGWRPRGDSLILEHQWELEKMEQLHEVEKTRHLLLLRDKLGESAPVGSGPTSKSLSELLSPCVSSGTLSTSTSISSQISSTTFESAITPSESSGYDSADIESLVDREKELATKCLRLLTHTFNSEYNQLVNSISDCKLSDISPMGRDMSVTSFSSATLTPSSTCPSLSDSRCGSVEQKTPENCSRASSPSCSEYDNFPMVPTLEASYLARAGKNEFLNLVPDIEEMRPGSVVSKKGFLSFMEPRSNSWVKHFVAVRRPYVFIYNSDKDPVERGVLNLSTAQVEYSEDQQAMLKTPNTFAVCTKHRGILLQANNEKDMNDWLYALNPLLAGTIRSKLARRRSGLIKN; encoded by the exons CTATTCTAAACCCCAAAGCCCCAAAAGAACCAGCAAAGACCTTCAGTTTTGATTACTCCTACTGGTCCCATACGACG CCGGAAGACCCCTGCTTTGCTGCACAGAACCAAGTATACAATGACATTGGCAAGGAAATGCTGCAGCACGCCTTTGAGGGCTACAATGTGTGCATTTTTGCATATGGCCAGACTGGAGCTGGCAAATCCTACACCATGATGGGCAAACAGGAGGATGGCCAGGAAGGAATCATTCCCATG CTTTGTGAAGATCTATTTGAGAAAATCAATGAGGATAACAACAAAGAGGAGCTCTCGTATTCTGTAGAG GTCAGTTACATGGAGATCTACTGCGAGCGGGTTCGAGATCTGCTCAATCCCAAGAATAAAGGGAATCTCCGGGTGAGGGAACATCCACTTTTGGGCCCCTACGTCGAGGACCTCTCCAAGCTTGCCGTTACTTCCTATACTGACATCGCTGACCTCATGGATGCGGGCAATAAGGCCAG AACTGTGGCTGCCACCAACATGAATGAGACCAGCAGCAGGTCCCATGCAGTTTTCACAATTGTCTTCACACAGCGAAAACATGACAGTGAGACGGACCTTTCCACTGAAAAA GTCAGTAAAATTAGTCTTGTGGACTTGGCAGGAAGTGAAAGAGCAGATTCCACTGGAGCTAAAGGCACCAGGCTCAAG GAGGGCGCAAACATCAACAAGTCCCTAACCACATTAGGAAAGGTCATATCTGCGCTGGCCGAAGTG GATAACTCTACCAGCAAG agcaagaagaagaagaagtcagaCTTCATCCCGTACAGAGACTCCGTTTTGACATGGCTCTTGAGGGAGAATCTTG GTGGAAACTCCAGAACTGCAATGGTTGCCGCCCTAAGTCCTGCTGATATCAATTATGATGAAACTCTGAGCACACTGCG CTACGCCGATCGAGCGAAGAACATCAAATGCAATGCTGTCATCAATGAGGATCCCAACAATAAGCTGGTGCGTGACCTTAAGGATGAAGTGGCTCGTCTGAAGGAACTGCTACGTGCACAAGGCCTGGGAGACATCCTGGACA ACCTCAAAGACATTCACAACAATAAGAATAGATACTTGATAGCCTCAGAGAACCAACGCCCTGGCCATTTCTCCACAGCCCCTATCGGTTCCCTGACAGTCTCTCCATCCTCTGGCTCACTGTGCAGCCAGGGGGCCCTGCAGTCAGCCACCAGCATCCAGGAGCGCATCATGTCCACTCCTGGTGGAGAGGAAGCTATTGAAAGACTTAAG GAATCCGAAAAGATCATTGCAGAGCTCAATGAAACCTGGGAAGAGAAACTGCGAAAGACGGAGGCAATCCGCATGGAAAG GGAGGCATTACTTGCAGAAATGGGCGTAGCAATCCGCGAAGATGGAGGCACTTTGGGGGTGTTCTCCCCAAAAAAG CTGAGCCATGAAAGTCCATTTGAAGAACAGTTTGATTGTTTGTCCGCCAAGAAG CATTTCAATGAGAAGCCTTGTGATCTCTATACAGACTTTAATGGGGTATTCTCCCCAAAGAAG ACTCCTCACTTGGTTAATCTGAACGAGGATCCTCTCATGTCTGAGTGTCTTCTCTACTACATCAAAGATGGAATTACAAG GGTGGGACAGGCTGATGCTGAAAGACGGCAGGATATCGTCTTAAGTGGTGCTCATATCAAGGAGGAGCACTGTATTTTCCGCAGTGAGAAGAATGCCCATGGAGAAG TTATCGTCATGCTTGTGCCCTGTGAGGGATCTGAGACTTATGTAAATGGAAAGCGTGTTGAAGACTCTATCCAGCTGCGTTCAG GAAACCGTATCATTATGGGAAAGAACCACGTGTTCCGCTTCAATCACCCAGAGCAAGCCAGGGCGGAAAGGGAGAAAACGCCAACGGCCGAAACCCCTGTGGAGCCAGTGGATTGGACCTTTGCTCAGAGAGAGCTGCTGGAGAAACAGGGCATTGACATGAAACAGGAGATGGAGAAAAG GCTCACTGAAATGGAAATCCTATACAAAAAAGAGAAGGAAGAAGCAGACCAACTTCTTGAGCAGCAGAGACTG GTATATGAGAGCAAGCTACAAGAACTTCAGAAACAGGTTGAAACTCGTTCTCTGGTTGCCGAAACGCCCGATGAGGAAGAgctagaggaggaggaggaagaggaag TGCCGTGGACTCAGCACGAGTTCAACCTGGCTCAGTGGGCCTTCAGAAAGTGGCGATTCCACCAATTCACATCGCTTCGCGACCAATTGTGGGGGAATGCCGTCTACCTGAAGGAGGCCAATGCCATCAGTGTGGAACTAAAGAAGAAA GTCCAGTTCCAGTTTGTCTTATTGACGGACACACTGTACTCACCCCTGCCCCCGGAGCTCTCATCACCAGAACCAGAAAAAGAACGTAACTCCAGGGCTTTCCCTCGTACGGTGGTGGCCGTTGAGGTCCAAGACCTGAAGAACGGAGCCACACACTACTGGTCCCTCGAGAAACTCAA GCAGCGTCTGGATCAGATGAGGGAGATGTATGACCGGGCAGGAGAAATGGCTTCCACGAACCAGGAGGACTGCGGGGAAGGCACTCTGACAGGAAATGACCCCTTCTACGACCGCTTCCATTGGTTTAAGCTTGTTGGGAG CTCCCCCATCTTCCACGGTTGCGTAAATGAGCATCTGGCTGAACGCACGCCCTCGCCCACTTTCTCCACCACCGACTCTGAAATCACCGAGTTGGCGGACGAGCGCCAGAGCGAGATGTCTGACTTGATGGACGACGAGGCGTTCGTCGACGACACCAGCTCAGACGCCGGCACGGAGGAGAGCTCGGATATCTTCAGCGATGGCCAGGACCCCTTCTATGACCGCTCCCCCTGGTTCATCCTGGTGGGAAG AGCTTTCGTGTACCTGAGCAACCTGCTTTACCCCGTACCACTGGTTCATCGTGTTGCCATAGTAACAGAGAAAGGAGACGTGCGAGGCTTCTTGCGCGTTGGGGTCCAGGCCATAGCTG CTGATGAGGAGGCCCCGGACTACGGGTCTGGAGTAAGGCAATCCGGGACTGCAAAGATATCCTTTGATGATGACTACTTCAAAAAA aATGATTTCACATCCACAGTTATGACCCACTCTGGTTTGTCCTTGGAAGAACTGCGCATTGTGGAGGGCCAGGGTCAGAGTTCAGAGGTCATCACCCCCTCGGAGGAGCTCAACAGAATCAATGACATGG ACCTCAAGCTGGGAAACATCCCAGAGACCAAGCTGGCTTGTGGCGACGGTCTACCAGGCCAGTTGGAGATAGGCAGCACCTTCACCTTCCGTGTGACCGTGCTTCAGACCACAGGGGTCCCACCAGAGTATGCTGATATCTTCTGTCAGTTCAA TTTCCTGCATCGTCATGATGAAGCTTTTTCCACCGAGCCCTTGAAGAACAGTGGCAAAGGCACTCCTCTgggtttttatcatgtccaaaAT ATTTCAGTTGAGGTGACAGAGTCCTTCATCGAGTACATCAAGACCAAGCCCATCGTGTTTGAAGTGTTTGGCCACTACCAGCAGCACCCGCTGCATCTTCATGGCCAGGACCTCATCAG TCCTCCAACACAATCCAGGAAATACTATCCTATTCCAATGCCACTGTCGAAACCTG ACCATACTCGTAAGATAGAGTTGCTCCGCTACCTGATGAGTGGCTATGTGAACGGCAAGGTGCTGGACACTCTGTCCGAGCACGCCAATGCCTTGGCCTCCACCGCTGTGGCCAGCCTGGAGGATGAAGCTGACCAGCTCTCGCACTTTCCCTTCCTCTCAGTCCTTGACGACCCGGTCTTTATTGTGCCCAGGCATCATG TCCCAGCCACCAAGTTGAACACAATCACCAAGTCCAACCTTGGCCAGTGTGTCAGCAAATACGACCTACTCGTCTGGTTTGAGATCAGCGAGCTGGAGCCCACAGGAGA GTACATTCCAGCTATAGTGGATCACAGTGGAGCGCTGCCTTGCCATGGCACGTACCTGCTGCACCAG GGAATCCAGCGTCGGATCACTGTGACTCTAATCCACGAAAAGGGTAGCGAGCTGCACTGGAAAGATGTTCGTGAGCTGGTTGTTG GTCGTATTAGGAACAAGGCTGAAGTGGACGATGGAGCAGCTGATGCGGTCTTGTCTCTTAACATTATCTCTGCCAAGAACATCAAATCTTCCCACAACTCTAACAG GCTGTCTATTGATAAGGATATTGATAG GACCTTCTACCGCTTCGAGGCAGTGTGGGACAGCTCCCTGCACAACTCCCTCCTGCTAAACAGAGTTACTCCTTATGGAGAGAAGATCTACATGACGCTGTCGGCATATCTAGAG CTTGACCATTGCATCCAGCCTGCTATTATCACTAAAGACGTCTGCATGGTCTTTTACTCTCGAGATGCAAAGATCTCACCTCCCCGTTCCCTCAGGAACCTCTTCGGGAGTGGCTATTCCAAAACCCCAGACTG CAACCGTGTTACAGGAATCTACGAGCTGAGTTTGTGCAAGATGTCCGATTCTGGAAGTCCAG GCATGCAACGCCGGAGGAGGAAGGTCTTGGACACATCAGTGGCGTATGTGCGTGGCGAGGAGAACCTGGCAGGTTGGAGGCCCAGAGGAGACAGTCTCATCCTGGAGCACCAATGGGAGCTGGAGAAAATGGAGCAGCTGCATGAG GTGGAGAAGACCCGCCACCTCCTCCTACTGAGAGACAAACTGGGAGAGTCTGCCCCCGTGGGATCGGGGCCAACCAGCAAGTCCTTAAGCGAGTTGCTGTCTCCGTGCGTGAGCTCGGGCACCTTGTCCACGTCCACCTCCATCTCCTCGCAGATCTCCAGCACCACCTTCGAAAGTGCCATCACGCCCAGTGAGAGCAGCGGCTACGACTCCGCTGACATCGAGAGCCTGGTTGACCGTGAGAAGGAGCTGGCCACTAAG TGCCTCCGCCTCCTGACTCATACATTCAACAGCGAATACAACCAATTGGTGAACAgcatcagcgactgcaaa CTGTCCGACATCTCTCCGATGGGACGTGACATGTCGGTGACCAGCTTCAGCAGCGCCACGCTCACCCCCTCCTCCACATGCCCGTCTCTGTCAGACTCCCGCTGTGGCTCTGTAGAACAGAA GACTCCGGAGAACTGTTCCCGTGCGTCCAGCCCATCCTGCTCAGAGTACGACAACTTCCCCATGGTTCCCACCCTGGAGGCATCTTACCTCGCACGTGCGGGGAAAAATGAATTCCTCAACTTGGTGCCTGATATTGAAGAAATGAGGCCAGG ATCTGTTGTGTCCAAGAAGGGTTTCCTAAGCTTCATGGAGCCACGCTCCAACTCGTGGGTGAAACACTTTGTGGCCGTGCGCCGGCCTTACGTCTTCATCTACAACAGCGACAAGGACCCGGTGGAGCGGGGGGTCCTTAACCTTTCCACAGCGCAAGTGGAATACAGTGAAGACCAGCAGGCCATGCTCAAG ACACCAAACACGTTTGCTGTGTGCACGAAGCACAGAGGAATCCTCCTGCAGGCCAACAATGAGAAAGACATGAACGACTGGCTGTACGCGTTGAACCCTCTGCTCGCGGGAACGATAAG GTCCAAGCTGGCGAGGAGGCGTAGCGGTCTCATCAAGAACTGA